From a single Flavobacteriales bacterium genomic region:
- a CDS encoding alanine racemase produces MEKKAYERPIIKPLNTGMMNKFGTRTEYAPVTHIDGQAVKDLIEKYGSPLFVLSERKIRENYRQAKRIFKTRYPKVQFAWSYKTNYLNAVCDVFHQEGSWAEVVSRFEYEKALKNGVPGDKILFNGPDKTDEDLQLAIKNDSPIHIDHLDELYRLTELAGNLKRKPRVAIRVNMDTGIYPMWDRFGFNYENGQAWDAVNKIMAAGKLELVGLHCHIGTYMMVASAYGIAATKMADLALSIKRRYKHQVTYIDMGGGFASKNTLKGSYQLGADTVPEISQYAEAITSALLNAGFDTDALPYLYLETGRALVDDAGYLLGSVISNKRLSDGRRATILDFGVNVMFTSFWYDHKVSPAQEFGQHTEDCVLYGPLCMNIDVVRENVSLPPLKAGDHVVVHHVGAYNITQSMQFITLRPAVVMIAPNGEVHVIKKREELATLEQDEVVPEYLRAFKL; encoded by the coding sequence ATGGAAAAGAAAGCCTACGAAAGACCGATCATCAAACCGTTGAATACCGGCATGATGAACAAGTTCGGCACCCGCACGGAGTATGCACCCGTTACCCACATAGACGGACAGGCGGTCAAAGACCTGATTGAGAAATACGGCTCGCCGCTGTTCGTGTTATCCGAGCGGAAGATCCGCGAGAACTACCGCCAGGCCAAACGCATTTTCAAAACGCGTTACCCGAAAGTGCAGTTCGCATGGTCATACAAAACCAACTACCTGAACGCGGTCTGCGACGTGTTTCACCAGGAAGGGTCATGGGCAGAGGTGGTATCCCGGTTCGAATATGAGAAGGCACTGAAGAACGGCGTGCCCGGTGACAAGATCCTGTTCAACGGTCCGGATAAAACCGACGAGGATCTCCAACTGGCCATCAAAAACGACTCACCCATCCACATTGATCACCTGGATGAACTTTACCGGCTGACCGAACTGGCCGGTAACCTCAAACGCAAACCCCGTGTAGCCATCCGCGTGAACATGGACACCGGCATCTACCCCATGTGGGACCGTTTCGGTTTCAATTATGAGAACGGACAGGCATGGGATGCCGTGAACAAGATCATGGCTGCCGGCAAACTGGAACTGGTCGGGCTCCACTGCCACATCGGCACCTACATGATGGTGGCCAGCGCCTATGGCATCGCCGCTACCAAAATGGCCGACCTCGCCCTCAGCATCAAACGCCGGTACAAACACCAGGTGACCTACATCGACATGGGCGGCGGCTTCGCTTCCAAAAACACGCTCAAAGGATCATACCAGCTCGGCGCCGATACGGTTCCTGAGATCAGTCAGTACGCGGAAGCCATCACATCCGCCTTGCTCAATGCCGGTTTCGACACCGACGCCCTCCCCTACCTCTACCTCGAAACAGGAAGGGCCCTGGTTGACGATGCCGGTTACCTGCTCGGCAGCGTGATCTCCAACAAGCGCTTGTCGGACGGTAGGCGCGCCACCATCCTGGACTTCGGCGTGAACGTGATGTTCACCTCTTTCTGGTATGACCACAAGGTGAGTCCGGCCCAGGAGTTCGGGCAACACACCGAAGACTGCGTACTGTACGGCCCGCTTTGCATGAACATCGACGTGGTGCGCGAAAACGTTTCGCTGCCCCCGCTGAAAGCCGGTGACCATGTGGTGGTGCACCATGTGGGCGCCTACAACATCACCCAGTCGATGCAGTTTATTACCTTGCGCCCGGCGGTCGTTATGATCGCGCCGAACGGGGAGGTACACGTCATCAAGAAACGTGAAGAACTTGCGACACTGGAGCAGGATGAAGTGGTACCGGAATACCTGCGTGCATTCAAGTTGTAA
- a CDS encoding ATP-grasp domain-containing protein — MSKPSYTIAVTGLNAIDSPGPGLAVIRALREATSFDVRIIGLSYESLEPGIYMHELVDKTYQVPYPSAGQQVLMERFRYIQSHEKIDMLFPNFDAELFNFISIQKQLEEDLNIRMCLPTLEQFEARHKVNLYKYGETHDLNVPVAKMIFSTAEIPSAADELGFPLVVKGKFYDAKVAYTNDQAMQHFNKIHAQWGLPVLVQQYVHGSEVNVCGIGDGTGRTLGAVPMRKLYITDKGKAWAGVSLDDDELIKVTRRLVKATQWKGPFELEFMKTTDDEYFLIEINPRFPAWCYLTVGCGQNQVESLVNLTMGKDVKPFDTYEAGKMFIRYSYDMIVNMKEFEQISTIGEL; from the coding sequence ATGTCGAAACCCAGTTATACCATCGCGGTCACAGGCCTCAACGCCATTGACAGTCCGGGCCCCGGGCTGGCGGTGATACGGGCCCTGCGCGAAGCCACCAGCTTTGATGTGCGCATCATCGGTTTGTCATACGAGTCGCTTGAACCTGGGATCTACATGCACGAACTGGTGGACAAAACCTACCAGGTCCCTTACCCCTCAGCCGGACAACAGGTGTTGATGGAACGGTTCCGCTACATTCAATCGCATGAGAAGATCGACATGCTGTTTCCGAATTTCGACGCGGAGCTGTTCAACTTCATCTCCATCCAGAAACAACTGGAAGAAGACCTCAACATCCGCATGTGCCTGCCCACGCTTGAACAGTTCGAGGCCCGACATAAAGTGAACCTTTACAAATACGGTGAGACCCACGACCTGAACGTACCGGTTGCCAAAATGATCTTCAGCACCGCCGAGATTCCCTCCGCTGCCGATGAGCTGGGATTTCCCCTGGTGGTCAAAGGCAAGTTCTACGATGCCAAGGTGGCCTACACCAACGACCAGGCCATGCAGCACTTCAACAAGATCCATGCACAGTGGGGGCTCCCCGTGCTGGTGCAGCAATACGTACACGGATCGGAAGTGAATGTGTGCGGCATCGGCGATGGCACCGGACGAACCTTAGGCGCTGTGCCGATGCGCAAACTGTACATCACCGACAAAGGAAAAGCATGGGCCGGCGTTTCCCTGGATGACGATGAACTCATCAAAGTAACCCGCCGCCTTGTGAAAGCCACCCAATGGAAAGGACCTTTCGAACTGGAATTCATGAAAACCACCGATGACGAATATTTTCTCATCGAGATCAACCCACGCTTCCCCGCCTGGTGTTACCTCACGGTGGGATGCGGCCAGAACCAGGTGGAAAGCCTCGTGAACCTCACCATGGGAAAGGATGTGAAACCCTTCGACACCTATGAAGCGGGTAAGATGTTCATCCGCTATTCCTACGATATGATCGTGAACATGAAAGAATTCGAACAGATCTCAACCATCGGAGAATTATAA
- a CDS encoding PqqD family protein, which yields MMKLRKNIAVSDSGFLFNPSTGDSYSVNPIGQFILQLLQEGKKEEEIIRKVTDGYMVDQATVEKDLYDFQAMLKNYKLTE from the coding sequence ATCATGAAACTGAGAAAGAACATTGCCGTCAGCGACTCCGGCTTCCTCTTCAACCCCTCTACGGGTGATTCCTATTCGGTGAATCCGATCGGTCAGTTCATCCTGCAACTGCTGCAGGAAGGAAAGAAAGAGGAAGAGATCATCCGCAAGGTCACAGACGGCTACATGGTCGACCAGGCCACGGTTGAAAAAGACCTCTACGATTTCCAGGCCATGCTGAAGAATTACAAACTCACAGAATAG
- a CDS encoding helix-turn-helix transcriptional regulator gives MTETKKFILRNMLSKSCIRLVDLHFKHVDGVAVNQVFLGEATLTFDTEVINRAAIEQHFESIGFHVVRDPEEEIVEKTKIAAIELIHYANNTNGLIRNSDYISERVQLPYERISKAFSSNTGLTLEKYIILLKIEKAKQMLIHSDYTLSEISYVLGYSSVQYLSNQFKKTTGYTVSQFRELVDPPLTPLEEIIAG, from the coding sequence ATGACCGAGACCAAGAAATTCATCCTCCGCAACATGCTTTCCAAAAGCTGTATCCGGTTGGTGGATCTGCATTTCAAACATGTAGACGGGGTGGCAGTAAACCAGGTGTTCCTGGGTGAAGCCACACTTACATTTGATACGGAGGTGATCAACCGAGCGGCCATTGAACAGCATTTCGAGTCCATCGGATTTCATGTGGTGCGCGATCCGGAAGAGGAGATCGTGGAGAAGACCAAGATCGCAGCCATCGAACTGATCCACTACGCCAACAACACGAACGGACTGATCCGCAATTCCGACTACATCAGCGAAAGGGTGCAGCTTCCCTACGAGCGCATCAGCAAGGCATTTTCCTCCAACACCGGACTTACACTGGAGAAGTACATCATCCTGCTGAAAATCGAAAAGGCCAAACAAATGCTGATCCACAGCGACTATACGCTCAGCGAGATTTCATACGTGCTCGGGTACAGCAGCGTGCAATACCTCAGCAACCAGTTCAAGAAAACCACAGGGTACACCGTGTCACAGTTCAGGGAACTTGTGGATCCGCCGCTGACCCCGCTGGAAGAGATCATCGCGGGCTGA